Proteins encoded together in one Solidesulfovibrio fructosivorans JJ] window:
- a CDS encoding coiled-coil domain-containing protein, with amino-acid sequence MSDSTGAAGIVRNKFDTAQNYANDAWLSAISFLNQLGGVARLTYPSVDLPDLPDAPEYAGLPDVPNLEAVTLGEVAAPTAPQLATTSLDGIETPDFTVAPPEISLPDDPDLTWPEAPGDAPGVPDIEFPADPAIVLPDPPVFDAVTIPELPGPITPTFEGERPPMPELVAPGNLFVLPGEEAYDSPVRAAIAGKLAKALVDGGAGQGAELEERLWKRAQKRAEDELAKRLTELGDAFAARGASALSGPMAELMRQIYADHADRLAEENLNILSKQADLAVAADRAAVEQALALEAQNIELFNQRAARAFDGAKALAQYGYEALNAEVAIHNAQLARYQADAAVFEARIRAALSDLEAYKVRLEGARLSGEAQKRAADLYLAELSGVSALVGLYKARMEGAAAKSALGRDRLNAYEAQIQAYVAGVNANTSRYNAQAAAMAGQEAKAHIYAEQVRAYGERVAATKTVAETRLAVLSEENRVRLEAHKADVSRFEAELAQARARAEALLRDKELALRGYEARLAARRADADLRAKDHAGQIDAYLKAAEVSIKEADMLLQNSLGELRLEAEKIRSGAQVSAQMAASALSSVNASAQIGYSESIGQRTNTSTTESTQRSVSESTTKSNGFRESYNHNYNYKV; translated from the coding sequence ATGAGCGATTCCACCGGCGCGGCCGGCATCGTCCGCAACAAGTTCGACACGGCCCAGAACTACGCCAACGACGCCTGGCTTTCCGCCATCTCGTTTTTAAACCAGCTCGGCGGCGTAGCCAGACTCACCTACCCGTCCGTGGACCTGCCCGACCTGCCCGACGCGCCGGAATACGCCGGTCTGCCCGATGTTCCGAACCTCGAGGCCGTAACCCTCGGCGAGGTCGCCGCGCCGACAGCCCCGCAACTGGCCACCACCAGCCTCGACGGCATCGAAACGCCGGACTTCACCGTCGCCCCGCCGGAGATCAGCCTGCCGGACGATCCGGATCTGACCTGGCCCGAGGCCCCGGGCGACGCGCCGGGCGTGCCGGACATCGAATTCCCGGCCGATCCGGCCATCGTCCTGCCCGATCCGCCGGTCTTCGATGCCGTCACCATCCCCGAACTGCCCGGCCCCATCACCCCGACCTTCGAGGGGGAACGGCCGCCCATGCCCGAGCTTGTCGCGCCGGGAAACCTCTTCGTCCTGCCGGGAGAGGAGGCCTACGACTCGCCGGTGCGCGCGGCGATTGCGGGCAAGCTCGCCAAGGCCCTTGTCGACGGCGGCGCGGGCCAGGGGGCCGAGCTGGAGGAAAGACTCTGGAAACGGGCGCAAAAACGGGCCGAGGACGAGCTGGCCAAACGGCTCACCGAACTTGGCGATGCTTTCGCCGCCCGGGGGGCTTCGGCCTTAAGCGGTCCCATGGCCGAGCTCATGCGCCAGATCTACGCCGACCATGCCGACCGGCTGGCCGAGGAAAACCTCAATATCCTGTCCAAGCAGGCCGACCTGGCTGTGGCGGCGGACAGGGCCGCCGTGGAACAGGCGCTGGCCCTGGAGGCGCAAAACATCGAGCTGTTCAACCAGCGCGCCGCCCGCGCCTTCGACGGGGCCAAGGCGCTGGCCCAGTACGGCTACGAGGCCCTCAACGCCGAAGTGGCCATCCACAACGCCCAGCTCGCCCGCTACCAGGCCGACGCGGCGGTGTTCGAGGCCCGCATCCGGGCGGCGCTGTCCGACCTCGAGGCCTACAAGGTGCGCCTCGAAGGGGCGCGGCTTTCCGGCGAGGCCCAAAAGCGCGCCGCCGACCTGTATCTGGCCGAACTGTCCGGGGTCAGCGCCCTGGTCGGGCTCTACAAGGCCCGCATGGAGGGCGCGGCGGCCAAGTCGGCCCTCGGCCGCGACCGCTTAAACGCCTACGAGGCCCAAATCCAGGCCTACGTGGCGGGCGTCAACGCCAACACCTCCCGCTACAACGCCCAGGCCGCGGCCATGGCCGGCCAGGAGGCCAAGGCGCACATCTACGCCGAGCAAGTGCGGGCCTACGGCGAACGCGTGGCCGCGACCAAAACCGTGGCGGAAACGCGGCTGGCCGTTTTGTCCGAGGAAAACCGGGTCAGGCTCGAGGCCCACAAGGCCGACGTGTCCCGCTTCGAGGCCGAACTGGCCCAGGCCCGGGCAAGGGCCGAGGCGCTGCTGAGGGACAAGGAGCTGGCCCTTCGCGGCTACGAAGCGCGCCTTGCCGCGCGCCGGGCCGACGCCGACCTGCGCGCCAAGGACCATGCCGGCCAGATCGACGCCTATCTCAAGGCGGCCGAGGTCTCCATCAAGGAAGCGGACATGCTGCTGCAAAATTCCCTCGGCGAGCTGCGCCTGGAAGCGGAGAAGATCCGTTCCGGGGCCCAGGTCTCGGCCCAGATGGCGGCCAGCGCCCTAAGCTCCGTCAATGCCTCGGCCCAGATCGGCTACAGCGAGTCCATCGGCCAGCGCACGAACACCTCCACCACCGAGTCCACCCAGCGCTCCGTCAGCGAATCGACCACCAAGTCGAACGGCTTCCGGGAAAGCTACAACCACAACTACAACTACAAGGTCTAA
- a CDS encoding transglutaminase domain-containing protein: MSSLERYILTMEAVEEENLTASGLAAFQCNVAGTGTCGVVTAADGIPLPRPEIAASGDWRPAASLSLTGLAVLATTDGWRPAWGGGSLPVPGITGQASLARKARATLTPLFGLGLAGACGEAALPAMAAYGLDATSARMASGAATLPALAAHAYLCGLDSPVTSRAGSAAVVGLLCLNDPELATVAASLADASTGWDVLAGAMLAAVARRVAYVADGDDADVWNCALGTAFRGCGDCEDGAILLHALLLAAGVPADRLVTAFGRVGIDREGHSWVGYRRVTDGRWVALDWTRGASQGAVAGLPVLGAAAYYAVVDYALTAGSFFTVRQDAAVFFARATADAVALPAAALDASGTFGGNASLEVPSGRMRCRAGAGARGSARIPHPTVSGSAGSVQAGVTLPAAALGAACGGKARLAPSLPEIAAQAGGGAAAAMRFGRARSAGAARTGVLVAGRVAMPLWRNLGHGEAGRVARALCLLPRPRCAAGGTPGSLAPGGLSLPVPEALAEGREIAIVQAMLQAAALGARGLARPGDAILESCPCDAAVGEEW, translated from the coding sequence ATGTCCTCTCTTGAGCGGTACATCCTGACCATGGAGGCCGTGGAGGAAGAAAACCTCACCGCTTCGGGCCTGGCCGCCTTCCAATGCAATGTTGCGGGCACCGGCACCTGCGGCGTGGTCACCGCCGCCGATGGCATCCCCCTGCCCCGGCCGGAAATCGCCGCCTCGGGCGACTGGCGGCCGGCCGCAAGCCTGTCCCTGACCGGACTGGCCGTTCTGGCGACCACCGACGGCTGGCGTCCGGCCTGGGGCGGGGGCAGCCTGCCGGTCCCGGGAATCACCGGACAGGCCAGTCTGGCCCGCAAGGCCCGGGCGACGCTCACCCCCCTGTTCGGCCTGGGGCTCGCCGGAGCCTGCGGGGAAGCCGCGCTGCCGGCCATGGCCGCCTACGGCCTGGACGCCACTTCCGCGCGCATGGCCTCCGGTGCGGCGACACTGCCGGCCCTCGCCGCCCACGCCTACCTGTGCGGCCTGGACAGCCCTGTGACCAGCCGGGCCGGGTCCGCCGCCGTGGTCGGCCTGCTCTGCCTTAACGATCCCGAACTGGCCACTGTGGCCGCATCGCTGGCGGATGCGTCGACGGGCTGGGACGTCCTGGCCGGAGCCATGCTCGCGGCCGTGGCCCGGCGCGTGGCCTACGTCGCGGACGGCGACGACGCGGATGTCTGGAACTGCGCCCTGGGCACCGCCTTCCGGGGCTGCGGCGACTGCGAGGACGGGGCCATCCTGTTGCATGCCCTGCTGCTCGCCGCCGGGGTGCCGGCCGACCGGCTGGTCACGGCTTTCGGCCGGGTGGGCATCGACCGCGAGGGGCACAGCTGGGTGGGCTACCGACGGGTTACCGACGGCCGCTGGGTGGCCCTCGACTGGACACGCGGCGCGTCCCAGGGCGCGGTCGCCGGCCTGCCCGTGCTCGGCGCGGCGGCCTACTACGCCGTGGTGGACTATGCCTTGACCGCCGGCTCCTTTTTCACGGTGCGCCAGGACGCGGCGGTCTTTTTCGCCCGGGCCACGGCCGACGCGGTGGCGCTTCCGGCCGCCGCCCTCGACGCTTCAGGCACCTTCGGCGGCAACGCCTCCCTGGAGGTTCCCTCCGGCCGGATGCGCTGCCGGGCAGGCGCGGGGGCGCGCGGTTCTGCCCGCATCCCGCATCCAACCGTATCCGGTTCGGCCGGGTCGGTTCAGGCCGGAGTGACGCTCCCGGCCGCCGCCCTGGGCGCGGCTTGCGGCGGCAAGGCCCGTCTTGCCCCGTCGCTTCCCGAAATTGCCGCCCAGGCGGGCGGCGGCGCTGCGGCGGCCATGCGCTTTGGCCGGGCGCGAAGCGCGGGTGCGGCCCGGACGGGCGTGCTGGTCGCGGGGCGCGTCGCAATGCCCCTGTGGCGCAACCTGGGCCATGGCGAGGCGGGACGCGTCGCAAGGGCGCTTTGCCTGCTTCCCCGGCCGCGCTGCGCCGCCGGCGGCACGCCCGGTTCCCTGGCCCCGGGAGGATTGTCCCTGCCCGTGCCGGAGGCTTTGGCCGAGGGCCGGGAAATCGCCATCGTACAGGCGATGCTCCAGGCGGCGGCCCTTGGCGCGCGCGGCCTGGCCAGGCCCGGCGACGCGATTCTGGAAAGCTGTCCCTGTGACGCCGCCGTCGGCGAGGAGTGGTGA
- a CDS encoding phage adaptor protein, whose translation MAQAQLSLPRAAAEGRKNACPDTVAGLMAEVADIVGDPAVGESEILRALGRGLMAAAAAARLPGLAAEAQLPFPAGQGHAALPADMQHGPVYAFLLPGRSRVRVAPDLAALRREIRFGARGRIRCVAVGGGRLFARPAPTADATLTVGYYRLPDPLVTLSDKPACLPPHLAGPLLVSFACREIFERLEEGAEGKKPQTAAYARRFEAALAELVALAGPAVIQEEPVDVPGSWDGGLPVFGEDWP comes from the coding sequence ATGGCGCAAGCGCAACTCTCCCTGCCCCGGGCTGCGGCCGAAGGACGGAAAAACGCCTGCCCCGACACCGTGGCCGGGCTTATGGCCGAGGTGGCCGACATCGTCGGCGATCCGGCGGTCGGCGAGAGCGAAATCCTGCGGGCCCTCGGGCGCGGGCTCATGGCCGCCGCCGCCGCCGCCCGGCTGCCGGGGCTCGCCGCCGAGGCGCAACTCCCCTTTCCGGCGGGACAGGGGCATGCCGCGCTGCCGGCGGACATGCAGCACGGCCCCGTTTATGCCTTCCTCCTCCCCGGGCGTAGCCGGGTCCGGGTGGCTCCGGACCTGGCTGCGCTGCGGCGGGAAATCCGCTTCGGCGCGCGCGGGCGCATCCGCTGCGTGGCCGTCGGAGGCGGCCGGCTTTTCGCCCGGCCCGCGCCAACCGCCGACGCGACGCTGACCGTGGGCTACTACCGCCTGCCCGATCCGCTGGTCACCCTGTCCGACAAGCCGGCCTGCCTGCCGCCGCATCTGGCCGGGCCGCTTCTGGTCAGCTTCGCCTGCCGGGAGATCTTCGAGCGCCTGGAGGAAGGGGCCGAGGGCAAAAAGCCCCAGACCGCCGCCTATGCCCGGCGTTTCGAGGCGGCCCTGGCGGAGCTTGTCGCCCTGGCCGGCCCGGCCGTCATCCAGGAGGAGCCGGTGGACGTGCCCGGCTCCTGGGACGGCGGCCTGCCGGTCTTCGGGGAGGACTGGCCGTGA
- a CDS encoding phage major capsid protein, translating into MSLSMTEIEAITSDYFAAAGGRAVDIYFRNSFLLDLLMNRQAGLFERPAGGEKIRVPLNYSDAEGGFFTRSDTLSSDDRVSVNAAAFHWKHAYGNATVYLTDEVAASGDYAAVQFVTQKIETAQRTCSSWLASTLYSAAGDEAPTLTGLRALTSTDADKAYGGIAEADLVAADGTTPWKGVTNNAAGTMSLETLQELRSAAKVSDGRDGKPNVAVTTESLYNKVSRILQVQQRFVTDDGVASAGFTHLVYEGMVLAADDYCPAGHCFAVNTNYLGFAIHQNGFFARQPWVDLAGPAGRSMKILWHGNLICSNRKAHACHSNLS; encoded by the coding sequence ATGTCGCTTTCCATGACCGAAATCGAAGCCATCACCAGCGACTATTTCGCGGCCGCCGGCGGTCGGGCCGTGGACATCTACTTCCGCAATTCCTTCCTCCTCGACCTGCTCATGAACCGACAGGCGGGGCTCTTCGAGCGGCCGGCCGGGGGTGAAAAAATCCGCGTGCCGCTCAACTATTCCGACGCCGAGGGCGGCTTTTTCACCCGCTCCGACACCTTGTCGAGCGACGACCGCGTGTCGGTCAACGCCGCCGCCTTCCATTGGAAGCACGCCTACGGCAACGCCACGGTCTATTTGACCGACGAGGTGGCGGCCAGCGGCGACTACGCGGCCGTGCAGTTCGTGACCCAGAAAATCGAGACCGCCCAGCGCACCTGCTCCAGTTGGCTGGCCTCGACGCTCTATTCCGCCGCCGGCGACGAGGCCCCGACCCTGACCGGTCTGCGGGCGCTGACCAGCACCGATGCGGACAAGGCCTACGGCGGCATCGCCGAAGCCGACCTCGTGGCCGCCGACGGCACCACCCCCTGGAAGGGCGTGACCAACAACGCGGCCGGGACCATGAGCCTCGAAACGCTCCAGGAGCTGCGCAGCGCGGCCAAGGTCTCCGACGGCCGCGACGGCAAGCCCAACGTGGCCGTGACCACCGAGTCGCTCTACAACAAGGTGTCCCGCATCCTCCAGGTGCAGCAGCGTTTCGTCACCGACGACGGCGTGGCCAGCGCCGGCTTCACCCACCTCGTCTACGAGGGCATGGTCCTGGCCGCCGACGACTACTGTCCGGCCGGACACTGCTTCGCCGTCAACACCAACTACCTCGGCTTCGCCATCCACCAGAACGGCTTTTTCGCCCGCCAGCCCTGGGTCGACCTGGCCGGGCCGGCCGGACGCTCCATGAAGATCCTCTGGCACGGCAACCTGATCTGTTCCAACCGCAAGGCCCACGCCTGCCACTCCAACCTGTCCTAG
- a CDS encoding zinc ribbon domain-containing protein, which produces MPLYDFRCRVCGRTFEAMAPMDGSDGVCACGGTAERLVSVGKAYRADADWIDSVTDVVDKASPSPHVRAFLADPSRANYRRFLRGEKIRPMEAGEFRRPAARNDAVRREVRERFIARNGL; this is translated from the coding sequence ATGCCGCTGTATGACTTCCGCTGCCGGGTGTGCGGTCGGACGTTCGAGGCCATGGCCCCCATGGACGGAAGTGATGGGGTCTGCGCCTGCGGCGGCACGGCCGAACGCCTCGTGTCCGTGGGCAAGGCCTACCGCGCCGACGCCGACTGGATCGATTCGGTGACCGACGTCGTGGACAAGGCGTCGCCAAGCCCCCATGTCCGCGCCTTTCTGGCCGACCCCAGCCGCGCCAACTACCGGCGTTTTCTGCGCGGCGAAAAGATCCGCCCCATGGAGGCAGGCGAATTTCGCCGCCCCGCGGCCCGAAACGACGCGGTGCGCCGGGAAGTCAGGGAACGCTTCATCGCCAGAAACGGCCTCTAG
- a CDS encoding portal protein: protein MAESTRSHELLPPADRPELVGRRVFELLHAVVTDKVRLGLADKWTANYRLGRNRAWRGGARPGVPLVSANLLHLHRQRTVNMLTDNNPTFNVNRVGPAGDEELFRALERAAAWWWTEQEQQAIFERSVINGETYGVAVEKVVFDPDLEYGLGEVRTVVVDPFAFGVYPTSCPDIQDAEAVLHFTPMSLREAKRRWPKAAGKLTSDAALLAQLGDGRREAITGDGSRQGLFGRFGEVVRTIVGASGGDGPSDDATLVCECWARDYTMDGDMPRYPGFIRCVTVAGAGEVVLSDQGNPSINPELQEAEAVASYLYDRFPFALANSLTDPASLWGASDFEQLAELQLEVNKCLSQLTYHKDRCARPKIINPRDSGVANAAFTNRQGIVNPASMAAAQGIRYLEFTNNTKDIESVLGIYREMFSQISGIGEIERATAPDHPVIAYKAIAALIEQAATLLRGKIRNYSRLIRERGRMFLSHMQNWYTEERWISFTENGRAMAAPIHGAKCRIPARLTVVSGSTMPVSRVQQREEALALYQMGAIDRRDLLEKLDWSSRAGVLERMEGREEAKPRGGAAPSDSPAGGNNSPQAPFAGKAGKEGEHAAV, encoded by the coding sequence ATGGCCGAATCCACGCGTTCCCACGAGCTGCTGCCCCCGGCCGACCGGCCGGAACTGGTCGGCCGGCGCGTCTTCGAGCTGCTCCATGCCGTGGTCACGGACAAGGTGCGGCTGGGCCTGGCCGACAAATGGACCGCCAACTACCGCCTTGGCCGCAACCGGGCCTGGCGGGGGGGCGCGCGCCCCGGGGTGCCGCTGGTCAGCGCCAACCTGCTCCACCTGCACCGCCAGCGCACCGTCAACATGCTCACCGACAACAACCCCACCTTCAACGTCAACCGGGTGGGCCCGGCCGGCGACGAAGAGCTTTTCCGGGCCCTGGAGCGCGCCGCCGCCTGGTGGTGGACCGAGCAGGAACAGCAGGCCATCTTCGAGCGTTCGGTCATAAACGGCGAGACCTACGGCGTGGCCGTGGAAAAGGTCGTGTTCGACCCGGACCTGGAATACGGCCTCGGCGAAGTGCGCACCGTGGTGGTCGACCCCTTCGCCTTCGGCGTCTACCCCACCTCCTGCCCGGACATCCAGGACGCCGAGGCCGTGCTCCACTTCACCCCCATGAGCCTGCGCGAAGCCAAACGCCGCTGGCCCAAGGCGGCCGGCAAGCTGACCAGCGACGCCGCCCTTCTGGCCCAGCTTGGCGACGGCCGCCGCGAGGCGATTACGGGCGACGGCTCGCGTCAGGGGCTTTTCGGCCGCTTCGGCGAGGTGGTGCGGACCATCGTCGGCGCAAGCGGCGGCGACGGTCCCAGCGACGACGCGACCCTGGTGTGCGAATGCTGGGCGCGCGACTACACCATGGACGGCGACATGCCGCGCTATCCCGGGTTTATTCGCTGCGTCACCGTGGCCGGGGCCGGCGAGGTGGTGCTGTCCGACCAGGGCAACCCCTCCATCAACCCGGAGTTGCAGGAAGCCGAGGCCGTGGCCAGCTACCTTTACGACCGCTTCCCCTTCGCCCTGGCCAATTCGCTCACCGATCCGGCCAGCCTCTGGGGCGCGTCGGATTTCGAGCAGCTCGCCGAGCTCCAGCTCGAGGTCAACAAGTGCCTGTCCCAGCTCACCTACCACAAGGACCGCTGCGCCCGGCCCAAAATCATCAACCCCCGCGACTCGGGCGTGGCCAACGCCGCCTTCACCAACCGCCAGGGCATCGTCAACCCGGCCTCCATGGCCGCCGCCCAGGGCATCCGCTACCTGGAGTTCACCAACAACACCAAGGACATCGAGTCGGTGCTCGGCATCTACCGGGAAATGTTCAGCCAGATCTCCGGTATCGGCGAGATCGAGCGCGCCACGGCCCCCGACCATCCCGTCATCGCCTACAAGGCCATCGCCGCCCTGATCGAACAGGCGGCCACGCTCCTTCGCGGCAAGATCCGCAACTACTCCCGGCTGATCCGCGAACGCGGCCGCATGTTTTTGAGCCACATGCAGAACTGGTACACCGAGGAACGCTGGATCAGCTTCACCGAAAACGGCCGGGCCATGGCCGCCCCCATCCACGGGGCCAAATGCCGCATCCCGGCCCGCCTGACCGTCGTCTCCGGCTCCACCATGCCCGTCTCCCGCGTCCAACAGCGCGAGGAAGCCCTGGCCCTCTACCAGATGGGGGCCATCGACCGCCGCGATCTGCTCGAAAAGCTCGACTGGTCCAGCCGCGCCGGCGTGCTGGAGAGGATGGAAGGGCGTGAGGAGGCGAAGCCCCGAGGGGGCGCCGCCCCCTCGGACTCCCCTGCCGGGGGGAATAATTCCCCCCAGGCCCCCTTTGCCGGAAAGGCCGGGAAGGAGGGTGAGCATGCCGCTGTATGA
- a CDS encoding DsbA family protein — protein MFARTVLVMFATLALFACSPATSDNAVRQSLNEHPDMVLDALAKQKQELYALVLAGQQENQDAARLAQVDAELKKPLSPVIDPARAMRGPATAPITVVVYSDFLCPYCARGAATLKKFMERHPDSVRVLFKHYATDDLSRQAALLYEALAAQDPKLAFAFHDAVFAAQQEIEQAGEPALYALAVKLGADIPKLKRDLKNPALAKRIDDDVAEARAFGIEATPTFLVNGVSVRGAAPLEDFENVLRKVAPKGGEEAPCDTCNKKKKP, from the coding sequence ATGTTTGCGCGCACCGTTCTCGTCATGTTCGCCACCCTGGCCCTTTTCGCCTGTTCGCCGGCCACTTCGGACAACGCCGTGCGCCAGTCCCTAAACGAACATCCCGACATGGTCCTCGATGCCCTGGCCAAGCAGAAACAAGAGCTCTACGCCCTTGTCCTGGCCGGCCAGCAGGAAAACCAGGACGCCGCGCGGCTGGCCCAGGTGGACGCGGAGCTCAAAAAGCCCCTGTCCCCGGTCATCGATCCGGCCCGGGCCATGCGCGGTCCGGCGACAGCCCCCATCACGGTGGTGGTCTATTCCGATTTCCTGTGTCCCTACTGCGCCCGGGGCGCCGCGACCCTCAAGAAATTCATGGAGCGCCATCCGGACTCGGTACGGGTGCTCTTCAAGCATTACGCCACGGACGACCTGTCCCGGCAGGCGGCCCTGCTCTACGAGGCCCTGGCCGCCCAGGACCCGAAGCTGGCCTTCGCCTTCCACGACGCGGTCTTCGCCGCCCAGCAGGAGATCGAGCAGGCCGGCGAGCCGGCGCTCTACGCCCTGGCCGTCAAGCTTGGCGCGGATATCCCCAAGCTCAAGCGCGATCTCAAAAATCCCGCCCTGGCCAAACGCATCGACGACGATGTGGCCGAGGCCCGGGCCTTCGGCATCGAAGCCACGCCGACCTTCCTGGTCAACGGCGTTTCGGTGCGCGGCGCGGCCCCGCTCGAGGATTTCGAAAACGTGCTGCGCAAAGTGGCTCCCAAGGGCGGCGAGGAAGCCCCCTGCGACACCTGCAACAAAAAGAAGAAGCCGTAA
- a CDS encoding c-type cytochrome translates to MKRIAVFFFALVLCGAAAAALAAGDAAKGEQLAKGCACHKSKGDLNGKDVATLTAAMQAFKEGKGANKAMIFIMKKQSDENIADLAAYYASLPKK, encoded by the coding sequence ATGAAACGAATCGCGGTGTTTTTTTTCGCGCTGGTGCTGTGCGGCGCGGCTGCGGCGGCGCTGGCCGCCGGGGATGCGGCCAAGGGGGAACAGCTGGCCAAGGGCTGTGCCTGCCACAAGAGCAAAGGTGACCTCAACGGCAAGGACGTGGCTACGCTGACCGCGGCCATGCAGGCCTTCAAGGAAGGCAAGGGCGCCAACAAGGCCATGATTTTCATCATGAAAAAACAGTCGGACGAGAATATCGCCGATCTGGCCGCCTATTACGCCTCGCTGCCGAAGAAGTAG
- a CDS encoding lysylphosphatidylglycerol synthase transmembrane domain-containing protein translates to MKRVLSLTLRIALVAGCLIWALWGVDLRGLWRALASFHLWAVALYAVMPLLGAVPPGLRLRFLMADRVDRATGVRACLMSVALNNVLPARLGEMAKALYLRREAKVSLGRSLEAVFWERFFDLNALLVLGAAVAALLGQGMVLYPLLAVVGGGWCFLALLRLRPGAAHALTRLIPIEGLRLFAAEILEFLSVNLRIGFLARLALWTLATWTGYAVMYAVGLCLMAGLPADPVLVLTVFAVATLGFAIPGAPGGMGVYEASVVLALGWFGVDRDRAFAVGLAMHLLQYLPLTLAGLWSLAASGMSLRDLRSQARQAREEAV, encoded by the coding sequence ATGAAACGCGTGCTTTCCCTGACGCTGCGCATCGCCCTTGTGGCGGGCTGTTTGATTTGGGCCCTGTGGGGCGTCGACCTGCGCGGCCTTTGGCGCGCGTTGGCATCCTTTCACTTGTGGGCGGTGGCCTTGTATGCCGTCATGCCCTTGCTGGGGGCCGTGCCGCCGGGGCTTCGGCTGCGTTTTCTCATGGCCGACCGCGTCGACCGGGCGACCGGTGTGCGGGCCTGCCTCATGAGCGTGGCGCTTAACAACGTGCTGCCGGCCAGGCTCGGGGAAATGGCCAAGGCGCTGTATCTGCGCCGCGAAGCGAAGGTGTCCCTGGGCCGGTCCCTCGAGGCCGTCTTCTGGGAGCGGTTTTTCGATCTCAACGCCTTGCTCGTCCTTGGCGCGGCCGTGGCGGCGCTGCTCGGCCAGGGGATGGTGCTGTATCCGCTTTTGGCCGTGGTGGGCGGGGGCTGGTGCTTTTTGGCCCTTTTGCGGCTGCGCCCCGGCGCGGCCCATGCCCTGACCCGGCTGATCCCGATCGAGGGGTTGCGACTTTTCGCGGCCGAAATCCTGGAATTTTTGTCCGTCAACCTGCGGATCGGCTTCCTGGCGCGGCTGGCGCTTTGGACGCTTGCCACCTGGACCGGCTATGCCGTCATGTACGCCGTGGGGCTTTGCCTGATGGCCGGGCTGCCGGCCGATCCTGTGCTGGTGCTGACGGTCTTCGCCGTGGCCACCCTCGGCTTCGCCATACCCGGCGCGCCCGGGGGCATGGGCGTGTACGAGGCCTCGGTGGTGCTGGCCCTCGGCTGGTTCGGGGTGGACCGGGACCGGGCCTTTGCCGTGGGGCTGGCCATGCATTTGCTGCAGTATCTGCCGCTGACCTTGGCGGGGCTGTGGAGCCTGGCCGCAAGCGGCATGAGCCTTCGCGACCTGCGTAGCCAGGCGCGCCAGGCCCGGGAGGAGGCCGTCTGA
- a CDS encoding PilZ domain-containing protein: MSPTMTAHKQSRRLMEEAITQRSRCFLSLPQPVTGLAELNCAILDFSPRGLVLESVGKAATGPHWVGLDVKGYFRVVLRNGSLDEDFYTFDSRIRAAATGRTGQAKLRLVEPEKFVFGQRRKSLRVEPELSRLHKAFLWRYDKCRGFALDAPAVKGSDFQSGLARLADISAGGMRLVLRAPLIREREMDMATGDRVVVHLQFNEPRVTGSHEFWMVARIRHVAVDRVSRDQLLGLEFLADGTIDAKAGKLRWLPVKDHVIAGLTDIFYQWHLDKHREKLGGNAVPVK, from the coding sequence GTGAGCCCCACCATGACCGCGCACAAGCAGTCCCGCCGTCTCATGGAAGAAGCCATCACACAACGCTCCCGCTGTTTTCTGTCGCTCCCCCAGCCCGTCACGGGCCTTGCGGAGCTTAACTGCGCCATCCTGGATTTCTCGCCGCGCGGACTCGTTCTCGAAAGCGTGGGCAAGGCCGCGACCGGTCCCCACTGGGTGGGCCTGGACGTGAAAGGCTATTTCCGGGTGGTGCTGCGCAACGGCAGCCTGGACGAGGATTTCTACACCTTCGACAGCCGCATCCGGGCGGCGGCCACGGGAAGGACCGGCCAGGCCAAACTGCGTCTCGTCGAACCGGAAAAGTTCGTCTTCGGCCAGCGGCGCAAGAGTCTGCGGGTGGAGCCGGAGCTGTCGCGGCTGCACAAGGCCTTTTTATGGCGCTACGACAAATGCCGGGGCTTTGCCCTGGACGCTCCGGCCGTCAAGGGCAGCGATTTCCAAAGCGGCCTGGCCCGGCTGGCCGACATCTCGGCCGGGGGCATGCGCTTGGTCCTGCGCGCGCCGCTTATCCGGGAACGGGAGATGGACATGGCCACGGGCGACCGGGTGGTGGTGCACCTCCAGTTCAACGAACCGCGCGTGACGGGATCGCACGAATTCTGGATGGTGGCCCGCATCCGCCATGTGGCCGTGGACCGGGTCAGCCGCGACCAGTTGTTGGGCCTGGAATTTCTGGCCGACGGCACGATCGACGCCAAGGCCGGCAAGCTCCGCTGGCTGCCGGTCAAGGACCACGTGATCGCCGGCCTGACCGACATCTTCTACCAGTGGCACCTGGACAAGCACCGGGAAAAGCTCGGCGGGAACGCCGTGCCCGTGAAATAG